A genomic stretch from Arachis stenosperma cultivar V10309 chromosome 3, arast.V10309.gnm1.PFL2, whole genome shotgun sequence includes:
- the LOC130966706 gene encoding protein FAR1-RELATED SEQUENCE 5-like gives MALPSPSMERRSAILFEGHPPILRVSLNYRIVAIWHRVAVDKDTTGGVRVAEEAQMPDRADHGVRSFEGEGSARMESDEYDFQEDKTEYDHHAEANIDNGDVIDFLNLSEEDVLRFNFTYVDIAFEFYQQYAKHHGFGARRSRSEKRGEVRIRQEFVCHRQGYRSSKFYSMPNWQKRPRAETRYGCPGRMLLRMDDESGHWHVAYFSDAHNHHILELRFSSMLLGHRRMSKADIEQMNDMCKGGIGVSRIHDFMASLVGGYHNISYTTRDMHNVKAKQQREGGLDVESCLRYLRECKVFGDVVVFDATYKKNVYLSPLVVFSGLNHYNQTVVFAVALVADEKKETYVWLHQQLQISMKGKAPVSIITNGDRKIKSAIEQVFPEAHHRLCAWHLLRNAISNIRKPKFTRMFRDCMLGDYEVGTFQTKDGGEIWCCR, from the exons ATGGCTTTGCCATCTCCATCAATGGAAAGAAG GTCTGCAATTTTATTTGAAGGACATCCCCCAATTTTGCGTGTTTCGCTAAATTACCGCATTGTTGCTATTTGGCACAGGGTTGCCGTGGATAAAGATACCACTGGGGGCGTGCGTGTTGCCGAGGAAGCACAAATGCCCGACAGAGCAGACCACGGAGTTAGATCGTTTGAGGGTGAAGGCTCTGCAAGGATGGAGTCAGATGAGTACGACTTTCAGGAAGATAAAACAGAATACGACCATCATGCAGAGGCCAATATCGACAATGGGGATGTG ATTGATTTTTTGAACTTGAGCGAGGAGGATGTTCTCCGCTTTAATTTTACATACGTTGACATTGCATTTGAGTTCTACCAGCAATATGCAAAGCACCATGGTTTCGGTGCGAGACGTTCCAGAAGCGAAAAACGTGGCGAAGTAAGGATACGGCAGGAGTTCGTGTGCCACCGACAAGGGTACCGATCCTCGAAGTTCTACTCGATGCCTAACTGGCAAAAGAGGCCTAGGGCCGAGACACGGTATGGATGCCCTGGAAGGATGCTACTTCGCATGGACGATGAATCAGGCCATTGGCACGTTGCGTACTTTTCAGATGCGCATAACCACCACATTCTTGAGTTACGATTTTCTTCCATGCTCCTAGGCCATCGGAGGATGAGCAAAGCAGACATCGAGCAGATGAATGACATGTGCAAAGGGGGCATAGGCGTCTCGCGAATCCATGATTTTATGGCGAGTCTAGTTGGCGGGTATCATAATATCTCGTACACAACAAGGGACATGCACAATGTAAAAGCGAAGCAACAAAGGGAGGGTGGCCTAGATGTGGAATCGTGCCTAAGGTATCTCCGAGAGTGCAAG GTATTTGGAGACGTGGTTGTATTTGATGCAACGTACAAGAAAAATGTATACCTTTCACCTCTTGTAGTATTCTCCGGTTTGAATCACTACAACCAAACGGTTGTCTTTGCCGTTGCACTGGTGGCAGACGAGAAAAAAGAGACCTATGTCTGGCTACATCAACAGTTACAAATTTCAATGAAAGGGAAGGCTCCCGTGTCCATAATAACCAACGGTGACAGGAAAATAAAGTCTGCGATCGAGCAAGTTTTTCCAGAGGCTCACCATCGACTCTGTGCTTGGCATCTACTCCGAAATGCCATTAGCAATATTAGAAAGCCTAAATTCACCAGGATGTTTAGGGATTGCATGCTTGGAGACTACGAGGTCGGAACATTCCAGACAAAAGATGGTGGAGAAATTTGGTGTTGCCGATAA